Genomic segment of Verrucomicrobium sp.:
GCGGCCCGGCGGGCCAGGCGGCCTACGCGGCGGCCAAGGCGGGCCTCATCGGCTTCTCCCAGTCCCTGGCGCGGGAGTGGGGCCCGGAGGGGATCCGCTGCAACGTCGTCCTTCCCGGATTCCTGGAAACGCGGATGACCGACTCCCTGACTCCGGAAGCCCGCCACCGCGCGCTGGAAGACCACGCCCTGGGCCGCTTCAACACGCCGGAGGAAGCCGCGCGGGGCCTGGCGCTCCTGGCCACCCTTAAGAACGTCTCCGGCCAGGTTTTCCAATTCGACTCCCGCGTCGACCGCTGGTCCTGAACATGGGCTGGGACTTGGAAAACGACCTCGCCGCGCGGGAAGCCGCCGGGCTGCGCCGCCGCCTGGCCCCGCCCGCGGACGGCCTTTCCCGCGCCTTCTGCACGAACGACTACCTGGGCCTCTCCCGCCATCCGCGCCTCATCGAGGCCGCGCGGGAGGCCGCCGCGCGTTACGGCGCGGGGGCGGGCGCGTCCCGGCTGGCGGGCGGCAACCTGGAACCCCACGCCGCGCTGGACGAGGCGCTGGCCGCCTTCAAGGGCCGCCCCGCCGCCCTTTCCTTCTCCTCCGGCTACGCCGCCGCGCTGGGGACGATCCCCGCCCTGGCCGGCAAGGAGGACGCCGTCCTCCTGGACAAGCGGGCCCACGCCTCCCTCATCGACGGCGCGCGCCTCTCCGGCGCGACGCTCCGCGTCTTTCCCCACAACGACCTGGACTACCTGGAAAAGCTCCTGCAAAAAACCGCCGCGCCGAAATACCGGAGGACCCTCATCGTCACCGAGTCGGTCTTCTCCATGGACGGCGACCTGGCCCCGCTGCGCGCCCTGGCCGACCTGAAGGACCGCCACGGCGCGTGGCTCCTGGTGGACGAGGCCCACTCCACCGGCATTTACGGCCCCGGCCGCCGGGGCCTGGCGGAGGCGGAGGGGCTGACCGGCCGGATCGAGGTCCAGCTGGGCACCCTCAGCAAGGCGCTGGGGACCAGCGGCGGCTTCGTCGCCGGATCGCG
This window contains:
- a CDS encoding 8-amino-7-oxononanoate synthase; this translates as MENDLAAREAAGLRRRLAPPADGLSRAFCTNDYLGLSRHPRLIEAAREAAARYGAGAGASRLAGGNLEPHAALDEALAAFKGRPAALSFSSGYAAALGTIPALAGKEDAVLLDKRAHASLIDGARLSGATLRVFPHNDLDYLEKLLQKTAAPKYRRTLIVTESVFSMDGDLAPLRALADLKDRHGAWLLVDEAHSTGIYGPGRRGLAEAEGLTGRIEVQLGTLSKALGTSGGFVAGSRALVDTLLNHARSLIYSTGPNPAACGAARAALDLAASEEGERLCRRLWENAARFGALTGLSSPSPIFPVLCGAEERAVAAQAALAAKGFQIPAIRYPTVARGQARLRVTLTAAAAEGEIAALADALRNI